A stretch of DNA from Leptospira wolffii serovar Khorat str. Khorat-H2:
CAAGGAACCGTTCTTTTTACCTTCTCCCAATTCCACCATTCCTCCGAGATTGCGTCCTAATGCTTGGCCGGATCTGGAAGTATGAATCTTAGGATTTCCGGAATTCTCCTGCTTCTTCCGTCTCAATTGGCTCGGAGTCTTACCCGTAACCTTACGAAAGGCGTCGTTAAAGGAAGATTTAGAATTGAATCCAACGAAATAACAGATGGAAAGGATATCCTGATCGGGATTCTCCCCTAAAAGCCTCACAGCCTCGTCGATCCGAAATCGATTGATATAATTATGAAAGCCGGTCTGCAAATGCTCGTTCAGAAATTCAGTCAACTGGTAGGGCTTTATCCCCAAGTCTTCCGACAAGGAATGAAGGGTCAGGTCCGGATCCCTATACAATCTATCCTCGTTCATAAGCTCTTCTATCCTGAGTTCCAGAAGATTCAGGTCCAGGCCCACTAAAAGGGATTTCTCGTATTTCTTCTTTCTCACTTCCCGAGTCAGGGGGGCGAAGAAATCCGGATAACGGGAAGGAGCCAAGAATAACATGAAAATGATCAACGTTACTAGAATTCCTCCTACGCTGAAAAAAGAAGAGGAGCCGAACATGAAACCGAACACGAGAGAACACATGGCCACCATTGTAACGGTGGCTAAGATCAGAATGAAACGGATCTGCGCCTTTAGTTCGGGAACGGAAATGACAGTAAGAAGCATACGATAACGAAAAACGAAATACGCGGTGGTCAAAGCCGTGGTGGCAAAGAATCCGAAGGATAAGTAATGCTTATAACGATAGGCCCTAAGCTCCGCCAAATCCTCTATGATGGAGGCCCAGGGTCTTGCGAAGAATAGACATTCTCCTAAAAAGAACATGCCGGGAATCAGAAAATGCACACGAATATCCCGGTATAGAGTCTGGTTGGGATATACAAGGGAATGCGTATACAATAAGGACAAGGGTCCGATGGTGGAAAAGGAAGTGAGAAGAAGAAAAATGGAATGAGGATAGGTCTGGTCCAATTCCCAAATCACATTGGCCACGGAGAATTGGATGATTCCCAAAGAAAGAAATAGAAGAGCGCTAATCCTATTTTCTCTCGGATTTTTGGGGGAAATCAGTCTTTGAATTACTAAAAGAAAGGAAAGACCGCTTCCGAAGTAAAGGATAGGAGTCACCAACCCCGGATTTAACATAGTCGGTATATTAAGAAAATGAAAGGGATTGTCAAGTTTTCTCGACCCGATTCGCGATTCTCACACAAAGAATCCAATTCGGTTTCATTAGATTCATTTATTTATAACGCCTCTATTTCGATTGGATGCCCAACCAACAAAGCCTCCTCCTCTTATATTTTACTTATTTTATAAGTTTGCTTTTTGAAACAACTGTTCGAATAACGAAACTCGAACGTTCGAATTCTATCTCTCGGACGACCGTCTCTTATTTTCGATATATTCTCCTCACACAGATCTCATCCGGAATCATTCTGACCTTCCGGACTAGGAGCGGAAAATGGAAATGCAAAAGTTAGGTACTGCTAAGAAATATCTGCAGTACGCGTTGGTCGGGCTTGGCGTATTGGCCGCGGGATGTCCCGTAGGAATCTTTACGGAATTCCCGGACCAAGAGGAAATATGTAAATTCGATCCGGTTCGGGAGGGTATCCGTGCGATTTCCGCATCCGTATTCCCCCAGCCTGTTCTACAATCCGTTTTGATTAACGGAAACCTTGCCTGGCAAGTCGTCACAGACGGACCGGCTTACCCGACTCCCACGCTGAGTCCGGGACAAACGATAACACTCAAAGGTACCGGTTTCGGAGCCGGACCG
This window harbors:
- a CDS encoding helix-turn-helix domain-containing protein; the encoded protein is MLNPGLVTPILYFGSGLSFLLVIQRLISPKNPRENRISALLFLSLGIIQFSVANVIWELDQTYPHSIFLLLTSFSTIGPLSLLYTHSLVYPNQTLYRDIRVHFLIPGMFFLGECLFFARPWASIIEDLAELRAYRYKHYLSFGFFATTALTTAYFVFRYRMLLTVISVPELKAQIRFILILATVTMVAMCSLVFGFMFGSSSFFSVGGILVTLIIFMLFLAPSRYPDFFAPLTREVRKKKYEKSLLVGLDLNLLELRIEELMNEDRLYRDPDLTLHSLSEDLGIKPYQLTEFLNEHLQTGFHNYINRFRIDEAVRLLGENPDQDILSICYFVGFNSKSSFNDAFRKVTGKTPSQLRRKKQENSGNPKIHTSRSGQALGRNLGGMVELGEGKKNGSLETSSRLKVGEE